One window from the genome of Podospora pseudocomata strain CBS 415.72m chromosome 6, whole genome shotgun sequence encodes:
- the TFB1 gene encoding RNA polymerase II transcription factor B subunit 1 (EggNog:ENOG503NXQD; COG:K; BUSCO:EOG0926315C): MELPQGRATYKKKDGVLTLTEDKKFLIWSPLPANGPPTVSLALERILNLQQTPDTAPKVILKVIEKPKSTEEGQAGAAFLFQFTSPTDARAEANAIKALLSQILSELRGNDPSVPKPIGTPQADANGAGASAAMSFASTVNSKGPTVRWFDDNALKADLELQRSLLNKDDDLAQTYAQALSLKPPSISDAAFDAQFWSTRIGLLRAHAIEVNQKKGAYNVLSTIKPRTEDGEVKLSLNPEQIQTILHQHPLVRRIYNENVPKVSVATFWSKFFLSKLCKKLRGERVTDIDNTEPLFDKYLNAPNDMGFTSKINAAQQLPHIIDINANEENQGGFKSGNRKDVEMRPRANVPIIRTLNSISEKIMADVAPSDLDPSAGPNGIPDDTRTIEELTLRDLRGETPSSRIILNLKEQSALFPTNTQTAQPNSTNATDQALFAQQDPTGVLFEVQADLDMVDEDPSGGLDLRKGIGVNDDSDDEANADPTTPHVTATPHIGSHNARLAAKNQILSSLKKRQAENTSLSSSGITTSSGTTLPAEPLTIPASISHQCYLTNASTVEFLRQFYNTFSDKNANQQELRYYVDALGKSRERIEALAEEAEKLRREREQQVIDEAFARFKKTGVKGKRPKIRGGREDVLGLFEQTLAGLKIAERVWEQSGRGR, from the coding sequence ATGGAGCTCCCTCAGGGAAGGGCGACCTacaagaaaaaagatggCGTCCTCACCTTGACAGAAGACAAGAAATTCCTGATCTGGTCGCCGTTGCCTGCGAATGGCCCGCCTACGGTATCTCTGGCTTTGGAAAGGATCTTGAACTTGCAGCAGACGCCAGACACGGCGCCCAAGGTTATTCTCAAGGTGATTGAGAAGCCCAAGAGCACAGAGGAAGGACAAGCAGGAGCGGCCTTTCTCTTCCAGTTTACATCGCCGACAGATGCCCGCGCAGAAGCCAATGCCATCAAAGCTCTGTTATCACAAATTCTATCTGAACTGCGCGGCAATGATCCCAGTGTTCCCAAGCCTATCGGCACCCCCCAGGCCGATGCCAACGGGGCTGGTGCCTCGGCGGCCATGTCGTTCGCCAGCACTGTCAACTCCAAGGGCCCAACTGTTCGCTGGTTTGACGACAATGCGTTAAAGGCAGATCTCGAGCTTCAGCGTTCTCTGTTAAACAAGGACGACGATCTGGCCCAGACGTATGCACAGGCGCTCTCATTGAAACCGCCATCAATATCAGATGCTGCTTTTGATGCTCAATTTTGGTCCACCCGTATTGGTCTGCTTAGGGCTCATGCTATCGAAGTCAACCAGAAGAAGGGCGCCTACAATGTGCTGTCTACGATAAAACCACGAACCGAAGACGGCGAGGTCAAGCTCAGTCTGAATCCAGAACAAATTCAAaccatcctccaccaacatCCTCTAGTGAGGAGGATATACAACGAAAATGTCCCAAAGGTCTCGGTGGCCACCTTCTGGTCCAAATTCTTCCTGAGCAAGCTCTGCAAGAAACTCCGCGGCGAGCGTGTGACCGACATCGACAACACCGAGCCTCTCTTCGACAAGTATCTGAACGCTCCCAACGACATGGGCTTCACCAGCAAAATCAACGCTGCCCAGCAACTCCCACACATAATcgacatcaacgccaacgaAGAAAACCAAGGCGGTTTCAAATCCGGCAACAGAAAAGATGTCGAGATGCGTCCCAGAGCCAACGTCCCCATCATCCGAACTCTCAACTCCATATCTGAGAAAATCATGGCCGACGTTGCCCCCTCAGACTTGGATCCCTCGGCCGGTCCCAATGGCATCCCAGATGACACCCGCACCATAGAGGAACTCACTCTCCGCGATCTCAGGGGCGaaaccccttcttctcgcatcattctcaacctcaaggagCAGTCTGCCTTAtttcccaccaacacccaaactgcccaacccaactccaccaacgctaccgaccaggCCTTGTTTGCTCAACAAGACCCCACGGGTGTGTTATTCGAAGTCCAAGCAGACCTCGACATGGTAGACGAGGACCCCTCAGGAGGTCTCGATCTACGAAAAGGCATAGGTGTCAACGACGACTCCGACGACGAGGCCAACGCTGACCCTACCACTCCCCACGTCACAGCCACACCTCACATCGGCTCCCACAACGCCCGGTTAGCAGCCAAAAACCAAATCTTGTCTTCACTGAAGAAACGCCAAGCAGAAAACACCTCCCTGTCCTCCTCTGGCATAACCACCTCATCAGGAACTACCCTCCCCGCCGAACCACTGACAATCCCAGCCTCGATATCCCACCAATGCTACCTCACCAACGCCTCCACTGTTGAATTCCTCCGCCAATTCTacaacaccttctcagacAAAAACGCCAACCAGCAAGAACTGAGGTATTACGTCGACGCCCTGGGGAAATCACGCGAAAGAATCGAGGCTCTGGCGgaagaggccgagaagctaagaagggagagggaacaGCAGGTGATAGACGAGGCGTTCGCCCGGTTCAAAAAGACGGGCGTCAAGGGGAAGAGGCCCAAGATtagaggggggagggaggatgtgCTTGGCTTGTTTGAGCAGACGTTAGCTGGGTTGAAGATTGCGGAGCGGGTTTGGGAAcagagtgggagagggagatag